In Papaver somniferum cultivar HN1 chromosome 1, ASM357369v1, whole genome shotgun sequence, a genomic segment contains:
- the LOC113310158 gene encoding metacaspase-9-like, whose protein sequence is MENGKKRLAVLVGCNYPNTRNELHGCINDVLSMKDVLVNKLGFERSNIELLTDPPGSSIMPTGMNIKAMLNQMVDRAEPGDVLFFHYSGHGTRIPSYHGFKQDEAIVPCDFNLITDVDFRQLVNRLPVGSSFTILSDSCHSGGLIDKEKEQIGPNEDNPKSLPTSPTPKIIPFDAILHHLSSISGVQSSDIGLHMMEVFGKEASIKFQLPEAEIDHRSDSGILLSGCQANETSADINPMVSGGKAYGAFSNALQTVLKESGTSISNRELIIRTREILRAKGFHQHPCLYSSDENANAPFLRETS, encoded by the exons ATGGAGAACGGGAAGAAGAGGTTGGCTGTGTTGGTCGGATGCAACTATCCGAACACGAGAAATGAGTTGCACGGTTGCATAAATGATGTATTAAGCATGAAAGACGTACTTGTGAATAAACTTGGTTTCGAACGAAGTAACATTGAGCTCCTAACTGACCCCCCTGGGTCTTCCATCATGCCTACAGGAATGAACATAAAAGCAATGCTCAATCAAATGGTTGATCGCGCTGAGCCAGGAGATGTATTATTCTTTCATTACAGTGGACATGGAACGAGAATTCCTTCATATCATGGTTTTAAACAGGATGAAGCCATTGTTCCCTGTGATTTCAACCTTATCACAG ATGTGGATTTTCGACAACTTGTCAACCGTTTACCAGTAGGATCAAGCTTCACCATCCTATCCGACTCATGCCACAGCGGTGGACTGATTGACAAGGAAAAAGAGCAAATTGGTCCTAATGAAGATAATCCCAAATCACTTCCTACTAGTCCTACTCCTAAGATCATCCCTTTTGACGCCATCTTACATCACTTATCATCAATTTCCGGTGTTCAATCATCAGACATTGGTCTTCATATGATGGAGGTGTTCGGCAAGGAAGCGAGCATCAAATTTCAACTACCTGAGGCAGAAATTGACCATAGGTCTGATTCCGGGATCCTACTAAGCGGGTGTCAAGCAAATGAGACATCGGCTGATATCAACCCAATGGTCAGTGGCGGAAAGGCCTATGGAGCATTCAGTAATGCTCTTCAAACGGTTTTAAAGGAGTCTGGAACCAGTATCAGCAATAGAGAATTGATCATTCGTACCAGGGAGATTTTACGAGCTAAAGGATTCCACCAACACCCTTGCTTATATAGTAGTGATGAAAATGCCAATGCTCCATTCTTGCGAGAAACATCATGA
- the LOC113310175 gene encoding pentatricopeptide repeat-containing protein At2g37230-like gives MGLISSSAAKKLSWRTNITPPTHIFRVSNPCALKSLLGFFSIAETPTSETLSSSVQDKENAVSEGNENDDQVTVNRIPRGKRQNQEKLEIIISRMMANRAWTTRLQNSIRTLVPEFDHTLVDNVLNSARNSEHALQFFRWVEKTGYRHDRSSTLKIIERLGGDLKNNHARCILLDMPKKGVQWDEDFFIELIYSYGKSGIVQESVNMFQKMKELGVERSIKTYDALFQVILRKGREAMARRFFNAMLQDGVMPTCRTYNIMIGGFFLSEKVKTAERFFKEMQEREISPNDVTYNTMINGYCRVKQMEEAEKFFVEMKEKKFVPDVISYTTMIKGYVSTGRVDDGLRLFEEMASAGITPTDITYSTLLPGLCEADKMPEAHKLLKDMVAKHIAPRDNSIFLRLISCQCKLGNMDSATDVLEGMNQLNIPTEAAHYGVLIENFCKAGLHDKAIKLVDKVIENEILLNPRSTTEMESSAYNPMIEYLCNHGQTGKAETFFRQLLKKGIKDPVAFNNLLRGHSKEGSPEPALEILQIMGRRGVPSDADAYRALVESFLKKGEPADAKTALDGMIESGHTPGPELFRYVMESLFNDERVQTASRVMKGMIEKGVKENMDLVPKILEALFMRGHVEEAIGRVKLLLDHDCIPDFDSLLNALCEKQKTIAAQKLLEFGMERDDCTISFSSYDKVLDALLAEGKTLNAYAVLCKISEKGGLTDKSEDLIRSLNAEGNTKQADILSRMMKEGDNAFISSKKGKKKVAVNF, from the coding sequence ATGGGACTCATATCATCATCTGCAGCGAAAAAACTTTCATGGAGAACTAATATTACCCCTCCCACAcacatttttagggtttctaatccCTGTGCTCTCAAATCCCTACTTGGTTTCTTCTCAATTGCAGAAACTCCAACCTCTGAAACCCTTTCGTCTTCTGTACAAGATAAAGAAAATGCAGTCTCGGAAGGAAATGAAAATGATGATCAAGTCACCGTCAATAGAATCCCAAGAGGTAAGAGAcaaaaccaagaaaaattagaaaTTATTATTTCTAGAATGATGGCGAATCGAGCTTGGACAACTAGGTTACAAAACTCAATCAGAACATTAGTTCCTGAATTTGATCATACTCTTGTTGATAATGTTTTGAATAGCGCACGCAACTCTGAACATGCTTTACAATTCTTTAGATGGGTTGAGAAGACTGGGTATAGACATGATCGATCAAGTACTTTGAAGATTATTGAGAGATTAGGTGGTGATTTGAAAAATAATCATGCCCGGTGTATTCTTTTAGATATGCCTAAAAAGGGTGTTCAATGGGATGAAGATTTCTTTATTGAGTTGATTTATAGTTATGGTAAATCTGGAATCGTTCAAGAGTCTGTCAACATGTTCCAGAAGATGAAAGAATTAGGAGTCGAGAGGAGTATCAAAACTTATGATGCTTTATTTCAAGTTATTTTGCGCAAAGGAAGGGAAGCTATGGCCAGGCGTTTTTTTAATGCAATGCTGCAAGATGGTGTAATGCCGACATGCCGTACCTATAATATCATGATTGGTGGTTTTTTCCTGTCAGAGAAGGTCAAAACAGCAGAGCGATTTTTCAAAGAAATGCAGGAAAGAGAGATTAGTCCGAATGATGTTACTTATAATACTATGATTAATGGGTATTGCAGGGTTAAACAGATGGAAGAGGCTGAGAAATTTTTTGTGGAAATGAAAGAGAAAAAATTCGTCCCTGATGTGATTAGTTACACAACAATGATCAAAGGGTACGTTTCTACTGGTCGAGTAGATGACGGGTTGAGGCTGTTTGAAGAGATGGCTTCTGCTGGGATCACACCAACCGATATCACATACTCAACTCTtcttccagggctttgtgaggcAGATAAAATGCCAGAAGCGCACAAGCTTTTGAAGGACATGGTGGCGAAACACATTGCTCCTAGGGACAACTCAATCTTTTTGAGATTAATATCATGCCAATGCAAATTGGGAAATATGGATTCTGCTACAGATGTTCTTGAAGGAATGAATCAATTGAACATTCCTACTGAGGCAGCTCATTATGGtgttttgattgagaatttttgcaaGGCCGGGTTACATGATAAAGCCATAAAGTTGGTTGACAAAGTTATTGAGAACGAGATCCTCTTGAACCCAAGAAGCACCACAGAAATGGAATCTAGCGCTTATAACCCAATGATTGAGTATCTTTGCAACCATGGGCAAACAGGGAAAGCAGAAACATTTTTTCGACAGTTGCTGAAAAAGGGTATTAAGGATCCTGTTGCATTCAACAACTTGCTGCGTGGACATTCAAAGGAAGGGTCACCCGAACCAGCACTTGAAATTCTCCAGATTATGGGTAGACGCGGTGTACCTTCAGATGCCGATGCTTATAGGGCTCTCGTTGAGAGTTTCTTGAAAAAAGGAGAGCCAGCTGATGCCAAGACTGCTTTGGATGGTATGATAGAAAGTGGGCATACCCCAGGACCGGAGCTGTTTAGGTATGTCATGGAGAGTTTGTTTAATGATGAACGAGTGCAAACAGCAAGCAGGGTAATGAAGGGTATGATTGAAAAGGGAGTGAAGGAGAACATGGATTTGGTCCCTAAGATCTTGGAGGCACTTTTCATGAGGGGTCATGTTGAGGAAGCCATTGGGCGAGTTAAATTATTGTTGGATCATGATTGTATTCCTGATTTTGATAGTCTTTTGAATGCTCTTTGTGAAAAGCAGAAAACAATTGCTGCCCAAAAGTTGTTGGAATTTGGGATGGAGAGGGATGATTGTACCATTAGTTTTTCAAGTTATGATAAGGTATTGGATGCTCTTCTTGCAGAAGGAAAGACCTTAAATGCCTACGCGGTATTGTGTAAGATATCAGAGAAGGGCGGTCTCACAGATAAGAGTGAGGATCTGATTAGGAGCCTAAATGCAGAAGGGAACACCAAGCAAGCAGACATTCTCTCTAGAATGATGAAGGAAGGAGATAATGCATTTATTTCtagcaagaaaggaaagaaaaaagttgCAGTGAACTTCTGA
- the LOC113310165 gene encoding mitochondrial import inner membrane translocase subunit TIM14-2-like codes for MVLAIVAGASVAAAALGSRYLIRSWQAYKARPVVPRLRRFYEGGFQPTMTRREAALILGIRERDAVEKIREAHRRVMVANHPDHGGSAYLATKINEAKDMLSGKSQNQGSAF; via the exons ATG GTTCTTGCTATAGTAGCAGGTGCCTCCGTGGCAGCTGCTGCCTTGGGAAGCAGATACTTGATACGAAGCTGGCAGGCTTACAAAGCTCGGCCTGTTGTACCGCGGTTACGCCGGTTTTATGAGGGTGGATTTCAGCCCACCATGACAAGACGGGAAGCAGCATTAATTCTGGGCATCAG AGAGCGGGATGCCGTGGAGAAGATAAGGGAAGCTCACAGGAGAGTGATGGTGGCCAACCACCCTGATCATGGTGGTAGCGCATATCTTGCTACGAAGATTAATGAGGCCAAGGACATGTTGTCTGGAAAATCACAGAATCAGgggtctgcattttaa
- the LOC113355898 gene encoding family of serine hydrolases 3-like: MADQLTDDQISEFKEAFSLFDKDGDGCITTKELGTVMRSLGQNPTEAELQDMINEVDADGNGTIDFPEFLNLMARKMKDTDSEEELKEAFRVFDKDQNGFISAAELRHVMTNLGEKLTDEEVDEMIREADVDGDGQINYEEFVKVMMAKLEELKNMEEAVLQVLTDDNVNNYKKKMKILCLHGFRTSGSFLKKQISKWDPSIFPDDQFELVFPDGIFPAGGKSEIEGVFPPPYFEWFQFNKDFTEYTNLDECISYLCEFITNNGPFDGLLGFSQGAALSGLLLGYQAQGKVLKDHPAIKLFVSVSGSKFRDPSIGEVAYKEPIKAKSVHFVGAKDWFQLPSEDLAAAFDKPLILRHPQGHTVPRLDEGTTSQLRDWTMNIVQSDTGLAGNSSGPNNRDIPGDMMKPVEAQRAK, translated from the exons ATGGCTGATCAATTAACTGACGACCAGATCTCTGAGTTCAAGGAAGCTTTCAGCTTATTCGACAAGGATGGAGATg GTTGCATCACAACCAAGGAACTGGGAACCGTCATGCGTTCACTCGGTCAGAACCCAACAGAAGCAGAGCTCCAGGACATGATAAACGAGGTTGACGCTGATGGAAATGGAACAATCGATTTTCCAGAGTTCCTCAACCTTATGGCACGTAAAATGAAGGATACTGACTCAGAGGAGGAACTGAAAGAGGCTTTTAGGGTATTCGACAAGGACCAGAATGGTTTCATTTCTGCAGCTGAGTTGCGCCACGTCATGACCAACCTAGGGGAGAAGCTTACTGACGAGGAAGTTGACGAGATGATTCGTGAAGCTGATGTAGATGGTGATGGTCAAATCAACTATGAGGAATTTGTCAAAGTCATGATGGCCAAGT TAGAAGAACTGAAAAATATGGAGGAAGCAGTACTACAGGTGTTGACAGATGATAATGTGAACAAttataagaagaaaatgaagatcttGTGCTTACATGGGTTTAGAACAAGTGGaagtttcttgaagaaacagatcAGTAAATGGGATCCTTCTATCTTCCCTGACGATCAATTCGAACTG GTGTTCCCAGATGGCATCTTTCCGGCTGGGGGTAAATCAGAGATTGAGGGCGTATTTCCACCCCCTTATTTTGAATGGTTTCAGTTCAACAAG GATTTCACAGAGTACACAAACTTGGATGAGTGTATATCCTACCTTTGCGAGTTCATAACAAATAATGGACCTTTTGATGGCTTACTTGGTTTCTCCCAG GGAGCAGCATTATCGGGCCTTCTACTAGGATACCAAGCTCAG GGAAAAGTGCTCAAGGACCATCCTGCGATAAAACTGTTCGTTTCGGTTTCTGGAAGCAAGTTTAGGGACCCAAGCATAGGTGAGGTTGCTTACAAAGAACCCATCAAAGCTAAATCAGTTCACTTCGTAGGAGCCAAAGACTGGTTTCAACTGCCTTCTGAAGACTTAGCAGCTGCATTTGACAAGCCACTGATCTTAAGGCATCCTCAAGGTCATACTGTTCCAAGACTAG ATGAGGGTACAACCAGTCAGCTACGTGACTGGACCATGAACATCGTCCAGAGTGACACTGGTCTTGCAGGAAATAGCAGTGGGCCAAATAATAGAGATATCCCGGGCGATATGATGAAGCCTGTTGAAGCACAGCGAGCAAAATGA